The Prunus dulcis chromosome 5, ALMONDv2, whole genome shotgun sequence genomic sequence TACCATGTCAAAGAGAACACTTTTCAAGCATTTCACTTTTATCGTCGCTAAAACTTAGACCCTGTTACAGACCATTCCATTTTGTATGTAAATTCTGCACCTTTTTCATATTCTAATTAGTggctttgttttatttttcttgtttttaattgttttctcaactgggttgttcttgttgttgtttttgatTCAGCGTAGGAGTGCTACTCGAATGCAAGCTGACAATGAAGATTACGAGTTGAAGCAAATGAGGGATGTGGCTGCTGCCAAGAAGAGATGGGAAGCTCTGGTATGTTGCTCAGTTCCTATAaaatcagaagaagaaaaaaaaagaaaaccgaAAAACGATTGGTTTTATAACTTATGGTAATATATTTAAGTGAGCTGGGgatttaagaaaagaaagcaacatTCTTTCGTTTGCTGCGCCTTATTtcagttgaaatttttgttgttgttgttgttgaataaggttgtgtgttttcttttgcatatgcttttgaatttatttgtgCTCTGTTAATTTTTTGAAGTAGTAGCTACTTGATTAATACAGGTTAGGGAAGGAAAAGTTAAAGCTTTAACACCAAGGGAAGCTGGGTATGCAATGCAGCTATCTAACAAAACCCTTCTTGATGTTCGTCCCTCTACAGAACACAAAAAGGTAGACATCctaacatgattttttttttttctctatagcatcctttttcattatttttcaataaaccTCTTCTTTCCCCCTCTTTTATAGGCATGGGTTAAAGGCTCAACCTGGATTCCAATATTTGATGTTGGTAACGAATTCGACGCTGGAACTCTTTCCAGAAACTTCATGAGTTTCACGATGGGTATCATGCAATTCTTGCTATCTTGTCTTTCTTAACTGCTATCCAGTTTTGCATTGTTGCGTGCtttgtattttcattttggcAACAAATGAATAGGTTTCTAGTCAATAGTCAAATCATAGTATCTTTGTGATATGTTGTAGGGAACAAGAGAGTATTTTCTTAACTCCTCAAATAACATCTGAATTGTAACCTGTCATTGCTTTGCATCTTGTGGCGGCTGTACTCCTAAATGTGACATAATATTTTCGTGTAGGGGGTTGGTGGAGTGGTGTGCCTACGTTGTCTTATAATAGGtatttcaaaaaatcataTTATTGGCGTGATTTGCTTTGTTCACATGATGAATTGCAgtttcattgttttttcttttgcaacaGCCAGTTCGTGTCCAAAGTTGATGAGAAGTTTCCAAAAGATACAGATCTTATTGTTGCATGTCAGAAGGGATTGAGGTGAGCTTTATGTTCAACTAATTGTAGTTTCGGTTATAACTTTGGTTTAATAATGAGGAATGTGGAAGTTCTGCTATAACATAATtctattttggtttttatataattgatatGATTGAGTTTTTTATTGCATCATATATGTAGTTTTGTCATCCTATATTCAGAATGCATTGcaaatccattttttttttcctcattttcaTAGTTGTCTAAAATTAGACTGGAAAAGCTTTTAGAAAACTTTAGTGAAAGTTGTCCCAAAATTATGAATATTATATGATCATTTATTATCTTCTCCCCACAAGGTGACAGTATAATTGGAGGAAATTTTCAAGGGATAAAAAGGGGGGAATCTTAATTCAGCCCTTTATTTTCTATGTTCTAGACATCAGACCCATGTTTCTGTCcaagttgaattttttgtgtatatgAATCTTTGATCACTAACATATCTCCAGCTCAAATAGAGAACAGCAGTTCGTAACTTATACTTCTACCTAATACttttttttgattttaaaaaaactaactAATACTATGGTTTAACTTTAAATACATGGAAGAAAAGATGGCAATGAAGAGAATAGcctatattaattaaaatgaatCAATCAAATTTCACCACTGTCGCCTTTCTTGGGCAGATCTCTAGCT encodes the following:
- the LOC117627486 gene encoding rhodanese-like domain-containing protein 11, chloroplastic, with product MEALGFPSLNTHTISCSSFQKQRTTKIPCQREHFSSISLLSSLKLRPCYRPFHFRRSATRMQADNEDYELKQMRDVAAAKKRWEALVREGKVKALTPREAGYAMQLSNKTLLDVRPSTEHKKAWVKGSTWIPIFDVGNEFDAGTLSRNFMSFTMGGWWSGVPTLSYNSQFVSKVDEKFPKDTDLIVACQKGLRSLAACEQLYNAGYRNLFWVQGGLEAAEEEDLVREGPQPFKFAGIGGVSEFLGWTDQQRATAAKEGWSYRLVFSARLVGVFLLADALFFGAQKVAHYLQDIRSQ